In a single window of the Thunnus maccoyii chromosome 7, fThuMac1.1, whole genome shotgun sequence genome:
- the orc1 gene encoding origin recognition complex subunit 1 isoform X1: protein MKYFTRRRFRRVYEWLGEPVSFNRKLKTYEYSSLAIRVEGLPRTTIINTGQHILIEGDDEDNPYVAKVIKLYGDESGEQKKAVVQWFSRVSEVPLSKLKLLGREPHPQEIFYYQTRSCDDEVDAESILRPVQVKHLDGAAPFPDSYDKDTLYVKLSWDTKTFRLVDSALVEGFSPPSCPKPSLPPSPPCSPPAATPASRGPSRRALPTPDPTVMFRAASGEARYSRATMSAGKAGAMEAESLHSATKLSASKCLSAKRRNASARTPGVRKKLELSSECPEKKSMTHDDVLSELLDEELELAQRLASSPPRTLPLTHSLTPLRKAHRAPAISLKPSTIVLNKLSIAEIESPPSRDESSSPQQGDVMEAELPSGSVKTPRRRNATPRRNCTTRGQKATTPSRKKEQKTLKEPGLAALAEVDNENSPMLPGGATPRSSKRKSAQLVSSRIRKQLNLLDNKQDLNSDGDDEDEFIPSKKELQSSSEDEGDEEEAVDSDEEAVAKKGRRAAAGGSRTPRSKQKTRSSTRTPRKTPSKKIAPGTPRTPRHATPSIPSRSLPARLPANVLEEARTRLHVSSVPESLPCREQEFQDIYSFVESKVIDGTGGCMYISGVPGTGKTATVHEVMRCLQHAADMDEIPPFHFIEINGMKMTDPHQAYVQILQKLSGQKATADHAAALLEKRFSNPAPRKETTVLLVDELDLLWTRKQNVMYNLFDWPTRRHARLVVLTIANTMDLPERIMINRVASRLGLTRMSFQPYSFKQLQQIIMSRLNKVKAFEEDALQLASRKVAALSGDARRCLDICRRATEICEHSAADPSATGLVGMSHVMEALNEMFSSAYITAIKCASVQEQLFLRAVIAEFRRLGLEEATFQQVFVQHQALCRVEGLQPISVSEGLSVCQRLGACRLLLLEPSRLGVLQRVRLNVSQDDVLYALKAD, encoded by the exons ATGAAATATTTCACCCGACGGAGATTCAGAAGAGTCTACGAGTGGCTCGGAGAGCCTGTAAGCTTCAATAGGAAGTTAAAGACTTATGAATACAG CTCGTTGGCCATCCGCGTGGAGGGTCTCCCGAGGACCACCATCATCAACACCGGCCAGCACATCCTCATAGAGGGAGATGATGAAGACAACCCGTATGTGGCCAAAGTCATCAAGCTGTACGGAGACG AGAGCGGCGAGCAGAAGAAGGCGGTGGTTCAGTGGTTTTCTCGTGTTTCTGAAGTTCCTCTGAGCAAACTGAAGCTGCTGGGCAGAGAGCCGCATCCGCAGGAGATCTTCTACTATCAGACCCGCAGCTGTGACGACGAGGTCGACGCCGAGTCCATCCTCAGACCTGTGCAG GTGAAGCACCTGGATGGAGCCGCTCCGTTCCCCGACTCCTATGATAAGGACACTCTGTATGTGAAGCTGTCCTGGGACACAAAGACCTTCAGGTTGGTGGACTCCGCTCTGGTGGAGGGTTTCTCCCCTCCTTCCTGCCCCaaaccctccctccccccctcacCTCCCTGCTCGCCGCCCGCGGCCACTCCTGCATCCCGAGGACCGTCTCGACGTGCCCTGCCGACGCCGGATCCCACCGTCATGTTCCGGGCGGCGTCGGGGGAAGCGAGATACAGCAGAGCCACCATGAGCGCGGGTAAAGCCGGCGCTATGGAGGCCGAGTCTCTGCACTCCGCCACCAAACTGTCAGCGTCCAAATGTCTGAGCGCCAAGAGGAGGAACGCCTCGGCCAGGACGCCGGGTGTCCGCAAGAAACTGGAGCTCAGCAGTGAGT GTCCGGAGAAGAAGTCGATGACCCACGACGACGTCCTGAGTGAGCTGCTGGACGAGGAGCTGGAGTTGGCTCAGAGGTTGGCGTCCTCTCCCCCTCGGACGCTGCCTCTCACCCACAGCCTCACCCCCCTCAGGAAGGCCCACCGAGCCCCCGCCATCAGCCTGAAGCCCTCCACCATCGTCCTCAACAAACTGTCCATCGCTGAGATAGAAAGTCCTCCATCGAGAGACGAATCCTCCAG TCCTCAGCAGGGTGATGTGATGGAAGCAGAGTTACCGAGCGGCTCGGTTAAAACACCGAGGAGAAGAAACGCCACCCCGAGGAGAAACTGTACCACCAGGGGGCAGAA AGCTACCACTCCCTCCCGAAAGAAAGAGCAGAAGACCTTGAAGGAACCTGGTCTGGCAGCTCT ggcaGAAGTGGATAACGAAAACTCCCCGATGCTGCCGGGCGGCGCCACGCCGAGGAGCTCAAAGAGGAAGTCGGCCCAGCTGGTGTCGTCTCGCATCAGGAAACAACT GAATCTTCTGGACAACAAGCAGGACCTGAACTCAGACGGAGACGACGAGGACGAGTTCATCCCATCGAAGAAGGAGCTACAGAGCAGCAGCGAGGATGaaggtgatgaagaggaagcGGTGGATAGCGACGAGGAAGCGGTAGCGAAGAAAGGCAGACGCGCCGCCGCCGGCGGGTCTCGCACTCCTCGATCGAAGCAGAAAACTCGCTCCTCCACCAGGACGCCGCGAAAGACTCCCAGCAAGAAG ATCGCGCCCGGTACGCCGCGGACTCCTCGTCACGCTACTCCCAGCATCCCCAGCAGGTCGCTGCCGGCGCGACTGCCCGCCAACGTCCTGGAGGAAGCCAGAACGAG GCTGCACGTGTCCTCGGTGCCGGAGTCTCTTCCCTGCAGAGAGCAGGAGTTTCAGGACATCTACAGCTTCGTGGAGAGCAAGGTCATCGACGGCACGGGAGG GTGTATGTATATCTCCGGTGTGCCAGGAACAGGTAAGACAGCTACAGTCCACGAGGTGATGCGCTGTCTGCAGCACGCGGCGGACATGGACGAGATCCCGCCGTTCCACTTCATCGAGATCAACGGCATGAAGATGACGGACCCTCATCAGGCCTACGTCCAAATCCTGCAG AAACTGTCGGGACAGAAAGCAACAGCCGACCACGCGGCGGCTCTGCTGGAGAAGAGATTCAGTAACCCGGCACCCAGGAAGGAGACGACTGTGCTGCTGGTGGACGAA TTGGACCTCTTGTGGACCAGGAAGCAGAACGTGATGTACAACTTGTTTGACTGGCCGACGCGGCGTCACGCCCGCCTGGTGGTGCTGACCATCGCTAACACCATGGACCTGCCGGAGAGGATCATGATCAACAGAGTGGCCAGCAGACTG GGTTTGACCAGGATGTCGTTCCAGCCGTACAGCTtcaagcagctgcagcagatcaTCATGTCCAGGCTCAACAAGGTGAAGGCCTTCGAGGAGGACGCTCTCCAGCTCGCGTCCAGGAAG GTGGCTGCTCTATCGGGCGACGCTCGTCGATGTTTGGACATCTGTCGCCGAGCAACAGAGATCTGCGAGCACTCCGCCGCCGACCCTTCTGCCACCGGATTGGTGGGAATGAGTCATGTGATGGAGGCGCTGAATGAGATGTTTTCCTCGGCCTACATCACTGCCATCAA GTGTGCATCAGTGCAGGAGCAGCTCTTCCTGAGGGCCGTCATTGCTGAGTTTCGGCGACTGGGATTGGAGGAGGCCACCTTCCAACAG GTGTTCGTGCAGCATCAGGCTCTGTGTCGGGTGGAGGGTCTGCAGCCCATCAGCGTGTCTGAGGGTCTGTCGGTGTGTCAGCGTCTGGGAGCCTGcaggttgctgctgctggagcccAGCCGCCTGGGAGTCCTGCAGCGCGTCCGCCTCAACGTCAGCCAGGACGACGTCCTCTACGCCCTGAAGGCCGACTGA
- the orc1 gene encoding origin recognition complex subunit 1 isoform X2: MKYFTRRRFRRVYEWLGEPVSFNRKLKTYEYSSLAIRVEGLPRTTIINTGQHILIEGDDEDNPYVAKVIKLYGDESGEQKKAVVQWFSRVSEVPLSKLKLLGREPHPQEIFYYQTRSCDDEVDAESILRPVQVKHLDGAAPFPDSYDKDTLYVKLSWDTKTFRLVDSALVEGFSPPSCPKPSLPPSPPCSPPAATPASRGPSRRALPTPDPTVMFRAASGEARYSRATMSAGKAGAMEAESLHSATKLSASKCLSAKRRNASARTPGVRKKLELSSPEKKSMTHDDVLSELLDEELELAQRLASSPPRTLPLTHSLTPLRKAHRAPAISLKPSTIVLNKLSIAEIESPPSRDESSSPQQGDVMEAELPSGSVKTPRRRNATPRRNCTTRGQKATTPSRKKEQKTLKEPGLAALAEVDNENSPMLPGGATPRSSKRKSAQLVSSRIRKQLNLLDNKQDLNSDGDDEDEFIPSKKELQSSSEDEGDEEEAVDSDEEAVAKKGRRAAAGGSRTPRSKQKTRSSTRTPRKTPSKKIAPGTPRTPRHATPSIPSRSLPARLPANVLEEARTRLHVSSVPESLPCREQEFQDIYSFVESKVIDGTGGCMYISGVPGTGKTATVHEVMRCLQHAADMDEIPPFHFIEINGMKMTDPHQAYVQILQKLSGQKATADHAAALLEKRFSNPAPRKETTVLLVDELDLLWTRKQNVMYNLFDWPTRRHARLVVLTIANTMDLPERIMINRVASRLGLTRMSFQPYSFKQLQQIIMSRLNKVKAFEEDALQLASRKVAALSGDARRCLDICRRATEICEHSAADPSATGLVGMSHVMEALNEMFSSAYITAIKCASVQEQLFLRAVIAEFRRLGLEEATFQQVFVQHQALCRVEGLQPISVSEGLSVCQRLGACRLLLLEPSRLGVLQRVRLNVSQDDVLYALKAD, from the exons ATGAAATATTTCACCCGACGGAGATTCAGAAGAGTCTACGAGTGGCTCGGAGAGCCTGTAAGCTTCAATAGGAAGTTAAAGACTTATGAATACAG CTCGTTGGCCATCCGCGTGGAGGGTCTCCCGAGGACCACCATCATCAACACCGGCCAGCACATCCTCATAGAGGGAGATGATGAAGACAACCCGTATGTGGCCAAAGTCATCAAGCTGTACGGAGACG AGAGCGGCGAGCAGAAGAAGGCGGTGGTTCAGTGGTTTTCTCGTGTTTCTGAAGTTCCTCTGAGCAAACTGAAGCTGCTGGGCAGAGAGCCGCATCCGCAGGAGATCTTCTACTATCAGACCCGCAGCTGTGACGACGAGGTCGACGCCGAGTCCATCCTCAGACCTGTGCAG GTGAAGCACCTGGATGGAGCCGCTCCGTTCCCCGACTCCTATGATAAGGACACTCTGTATGTGAAGCTGTCCTGGGACACAAAGACCTTCAGGTTGGTGGACTCCGCTCTGGTGGAGGGTTTCTCCCCTCCTTCCTGCCCCaaaccctccctccccccctcacCTCCCTGCTCGCCGCCCGCGGCCACTCCTGCATCCCGAGGACCGTCTCGACGTGCCCTGCCGACGCCGGATCCCACCGTCATGTTCCGGGCGGCGTCGGGGGAAGCGAGATACAGCAGAGCCACCATGAGCGCGGGTAAAGCCGGCGCTATGGAGGCCGAGTCTCTGCACTCCGCCACCAAACTGTCAGCGTCCAAATGTCTGAGCGCCAAGAGGAGGAACGCCTCGGCCAGGACGCCGGGTGTCCGCAAGAAACTGGAGCTCAGCA GTCCGGAGAAGAAGTCGATGACCCACGACGACGTCCTGAGTGAGCTGCTGGACGAGGAGCTGGAGTTGGCTCAGAGGTTGGCGTCCTCTCCCCCTCGGACGCTGCCTCTCACCCACAGCCTCACCCCCCTCAGGAAGGCCCACCGAGCCCCCGCCATCAGCCTGAAGCCCTCCACCATCGTCCTCAACAAACTGTCCATCGCTGAGATAGAAAGTCCTCCATCGAGAGACGAATCCTCCAG TCCTCAGCAGGGTGATGTGATGGAAGCAGAGTTACCGAGCGGCTCGGTTAAAACACCGAGGAGAAGAAACGCCACCCCGAGGAGAAACTGTACCACCAGGGGGCAGAA AGCTACCACTCCCTCCCGAAAGAAAGAGCAGAAGACCTTGAAGGAACCTGGTCTGGCAGCTCT ggcaGAAGTGGATAACGAAAACTCCCCGATGCTGCCGGGCGGCGCCACGCCGAGGAGCTCAAAGAGGAAGTCGGCCCAGCTGGTGTCGTCTCGCATCAGGAAACAACT GAATCTTCTGGACAACAAGCAGGACCTGAACTCAGACGGAGACGACGAGGACGAGTTCATCCCATCGAAGAAGGAGCTACAGAGCAGCAGCGAGGATGaaggtgatgaagaggaagcGGTGGATAGCGACGAGGAAGCGGTAGCGAAGAAAGGCAGACGCGCCGCCGCCGGCGGGTCTCGCACTCCTCGATCGAAGCAGAAAACTCGCTCCTCCACCAGGACGCCGCGAAAGACTCCCAGCAAGAAG ATCGCGCCCGGTACGCCGCGGACTCCTCGTCACGCTACTCCCAGCATCCCCAGCAGGTCGCTGCCGGCGCGACTGCCCGCCAACGTCCTGGAGGAAGCCAGAACGAG GCTGCACGTGTCCTCGGTGCCGGAGTCTCTTCCCTGCAGAGAGCAGGAGTTTCAGGACATCTACAGCTTCGTGGAGAGCAAGGTCATCGACGGCACGGGAGG GTGTATGTATATCTCCGGTGTGCCAGGAACAGGTAAGACAGCTACAGTCCACGAGGTGATGCGCTGTCTGCAGCACGCGGCGGACATGGACGAGATCCCGCCGTTCCACTTCATCGAGATCAACGGCATGAAGATGACGGACCCTCATCAGGCCTACGTCCAAATCCTGCAG AAACTGTCGGGACAGAAAGCAACAGCCGACCACGCGGCGGCTCTGCTGGAGAAGAGATTCAGTAACCCGGCACCCAGGAAGGAGACGACTGTGCTGCTGGTGGACGAA TTGGACCTCTTGTGGACCAGGAAGCAGAACGTGATGTACAACTTGTTTGACTGGCCGACGCGGCGTCACGCCCGCCTGGTGGTGCTGACCATCGCTAACACCATGGACCTGCCGGAGAGGATCATGATCAACAGAGTGGCCAGCAGACTG GGTTTGACCAGGATGTCGTTCCAGCCGTACAGCTtcaagcagctgcagcagatcaTCATGTCCAGGCTCAACAAGGTGAAGGCCTTCGAGGAGGACGCTCTCCAGCTCGCGTCCAGGAAG GTGGCTGCTCTATCGGGCGACGCTCGTCGATGTTTGGACATCTGTCGCCGAGCAACAGAGATCTGCGAGCACTCCGCCGCCGACCCTTCTGCCACCGGATTGGTGGGAATGAGTCATGTGATGGAGGCGCTGAATGAGATGTTTTCCTCGGCCTACATCACTGCCATCAA GTGTGCATCAGTGCAGGAGCAGCTCTTCCTGAGGGCCGTCATTGCTGAGTTTCGGCGACTGGGATTGGAGGAGGCCACCTTCCAACAG GTGTTCGTGCAGCATCAGGCTCTGTGTCGGGTGGAGGGTCTGCAGCCCATCAGCGTGTCTGAGGGTCTGTCGGTGTGTCAGCGTCTGGGAGCCTGcaggttgctgctgctggagcccAGCCGCCTGGGAGTCCTGCAGCGCGTCCGCCTCAACGTCAGCCAGGACGACGTCCTCTACGCCCTGAAGGCCGACTGA
- the orc1 gene encoding origin recognition complex subunit 1 isoform X3, translating into MKYFTRRRFRRVYEWLGEPVSFNRKLKTYEYSSLAIRVEGLPRTTIINTGQHILIEGDDEDNPYVAKVIKLYGDESGEQKKAVVQWFSRVSEVPLSKLKLLGREPHPQEIFYYQTRSCDDEVDAESILRPVQVKHLDGAAPFPDSYDKDTLYVKLSWDTKTFRLVDSALVEGFSPPSCPKPSLPPSPPCSPPAATPASRGPSRRALPTPDPTVMFRAASGEARYSRATMSAGKAGAMEAESLHSATKLSASKCLSAKRRNASARTPGVRKKLELSSECPEKKSMTHDDVLSELLDEELELAQRLASSPPRTLPLTHSLTPLRKAHRAPAISLKPSTIVLNKLSIAEIESPPSRDESSRATTPSRKKEQKTLKEPGLAALAEVDNENSPMLPGGATPRSSKRKSAQLVSSRIRKQLNLLDNKQDLNSDGDDEDEFIPSKKELQSSSEDEGDEEEAVDSDEEAVAKKGRRAAAGGSRTPRSKQKTRSSTRTPRKTPSKKIAPGTPRTPRHATPSIPSRSLPARLPANVLEEARTRLHVSSVPESLPCREQEFQDIYSFVESKVIDGTGGCMYISGVPGTGKTATVHEVMRCLQHAADMDEIPPFHFIEINGMKMTDPHQAYVQILQKLSGQKATADHAAALLEKRFSNPAPRKETTVLLVDELDLLWTRKQNVMYNLFDWPTRRHARLVVLTIANTMDLPERIMINRVASRLGLTRMSFQPYSFKQLQQIIMSRLNKVKAFEEDALQLASRKVAALSGDARRCLDICRRATEICEHSAADPSATGLVGMSHVMEALNEMFSSAYITAIKCASVQEQLFLRAVIAEFRRLGLEEATFQQVFVQHQALCRVEGLQPISVSEGLSVCQRLGACRLLLLEPSRLGVLQRVRLNVSQDDVLYALKAD; encoded by the exons ATGAAATATTTCACCCGACGGAGATTCAGAAGAGTCTACGAGTGGCTCGGAGAGCCTGTAAGCTTCAATAGGAAGTTAAAGACTTATGAATACAG CTCGTTGGCCATCCGCGTGGAGGGTCTCCCGAGGACCACCATCATCAACACCGGCCAGCACATCCTCATAGAGGGAGATGATGAAGACAACCCGTATGTGGCCAAAGTCATCAAGCTGTACGGAGACG AGAGCGGCGAGCAGAAGAAGGCGGTGGTTCAGTGGTTTTCTCGTGTTTCTGAAGTTCCTCTGAGCAAACTGAAGCTGCTGGGCAGAGAGCCGCATCCGCAGGAGATCTTCTACTATCAGACCCGCAGCTGTGACGACGAGGTCGACGCCGAGTCCATCCTCAGACCTGTGCAG GTGAAGCACCTGGATGGAGCCGCTCCGTTCCCCGACTCCTATGATAAGGACACTCTGTATGTGAAGCTGTCCTGGGACACAAAGACCTTCAGGTTGGTGGACTCCGCTCTGGTGGAGGGTTTCTCCCCTCCTTCCTGCCCCaaaccctccctccccccctcacCTCCCTGCTCGCCGCCCGCGGCCACTCCTGCATCCCGAGGACCGTCTCGACGTGCCCTGCCGACGCCGGATCCCACCGTCATGTTCCGGGCGGCGTCGGGGGAAGCGAGATACAGCAGAGCCACCATGAGCGCGGGTAAAGCCGGCGCTATGGAGGCCGAGTCTCTGCACTCCGCCACCAAACTGTCAGCGTCCAAATGTCTGAGCGCCAAGAGGAGGAACGCCTCGGCCAGGACGCCGGGTGTCCGCAAGAAACTGGAGCTCAGCAGTGAGT GTCCGGAGAAGAAGTCGATGACCCACGACGACGTCCTGAGTGAGCTGCTGGACGAGGAGCTGGAGTTGGCTCAGAGGTTGGCGTCCTCTCCCCCTCGGACGCTGCCTCTCACCCACAGCCTCACCCCCCTCAGGAAGGCCCACCGAGCCCCCGCCATCAGCCTGAAGCCCTCCACCATCGTCCTCAACAAACTGTCCATCGCTGAGATAGAAAGTCCTCCATCGAGAGACGAATCCTCCAG AGCTACCACTCCCTCCCGAAAGAAAGAGCAGAAGACCTTGAAGGAACCTGGTCTGGCAGCTCT ggcaGAAGTGGATAACGAAAACTCCCCGATGCTGCCGGGCGGCGCCACGCCGAGGAGCTCAAAGAGGAAGTCGGCCCAGCTGGTGTCGTCTCGCATCAGGAAACAACT GAATCTTCTGGACAACAAGCAGGACCTGAACTCAGACGGAGACGACGAGGACGAGTTCATCCCATCGAAGAAGGAGCTACAGAGCAGCAGCGAGGATGaaggtgatgaagaggaagcGGTGGATAGCGACGAGGAAGCGGTAGCGAAGAAAGGCAGACGCGCCGCCGCCGGCGGGTCTCGCACTCCTCGATCGAAGCAGAAAACTCGCTCCTCCACCAGGACGCCGCGAAAGACTCCCAGCAAGAAG ATCGCGCCCGGTACGCCGCGGACTCCTCGTCACGCTACTCCCAGCATCCCCAGCAGGTCGCTGCCGGCGCGACTGCCCGCCAACGTCCTGGAGGAAGCCAGAACGAG GCTGCACGTGTCCTCGGTGCCGGAGTCTCTTCCCTGCAGAGAGCAGGAGTTTCAGGACATCTACAGCTTCGTGGAGAGCAAGGTCATCGACGGCACGGGAGG GTGTATGTATATCTCCGGTGTGCCAGGAACAGGTAAGACAGCTACAGTCCACGAGGTGATGCGCTGTCTGCAGCACGCGGCGGACATGGACGAGATCCCGCCGTTCCACTTCATCGAGATCAACGGCATGAAGATGACGGACCCTCATCAGGCCTACGTCCAAATCCTGCAG AAACTGTCGGGACAGAAAGCAACAGCCGACCACGCGGCGGCTCTGCTGGAGAAGAGATTCAGTAACCCGGCACCCAGGAAGGAGACGACTGTGCTGCTGGTGGACGAA TTGGACCTCTTGTGGACCAGGAAGCAGAACGTGATGTACAACTTGTTTGACTGGCCGACGCGGCGTCACGCCCGCCTGGTGGTGCTGACCATCGCTAACACCATGGACCTGCCGGAGAGGATCATGATCAACAGAGTGGCCAGCAGACTG GGTTTGACCAGGATGTCGTTCCAGCCGTACAGCTtcaagcagctgcagcagatcaTCATGTCCAGGCTCAACAAGGTGAAGGCCTTCGAGGAGGACGCTCTCCAGCTCGCGTCCAGGAAG GTGGCTGCTCTATCGGGCGACGCTCGTCGATGTTTGGACATCTGTCGCCGAGCAACAGAGATCTGCGAGCACTCCGCCGCCGACCCTTCTGCCACCGGATTGGTGGGAATGAGTCATGTGATGGAGGCGCTGAATGAGATGTTTTCCTCGGCCTACATCACTGCCATCAA GTGTGCATCAGTGCAGGAGCAGCTCTTCCTGAGGGCCGTCATTGCTGAGTTTCGGCGACTGGGATTGGAGGAGGCCACCTTCCAACAG GTGTTCGTGCAGCATCAGGCTCTGTGTCGGGTGGAGGGTCTGCAGCCCATCAGCGTGTCTGAGGGTCTGTCGGTGTGTCAGCGTCTGGGAGCCTGcaggttgctgctgctggagcccAGCCGCCTGGGAGTCCTGCAGCGCGTCCGCCTCAACGTCAGCCAGGACGACGTCCTCTACGCCCTGAAGGCCGACTGA
- the orc1 gene encoding origin recognition complex subunit 1 isoform X4, whose protein sequence is MKYFTRRRFRRVYEWLGEPVSFNRKLKTYEYSSLAIRVEGLPRTTIINTGQHILIEGDDEDNPYVAKVIKLYGDESGEQKKAVVQWFSRVSEVPLSKLKLLGREPHPQEIFYYQTRSCDDEVDAESILRPVQVKHLDGAAPFPDSYDKDTLYVKLSWDTKTFRLVDSALVEGFSPPSCPKPSLPPSPPCSPPAATPASRGPSRRALPTPDPTVMFRAASGEARYSRATMSAGKAGAMEAESLHSATKLSASKCLSAKRRNASARTPGVRKKLELSSPEKKSMTHDDVLSELLDEELELAQRLASSPPRTLPLTHSLTPLRKAHRAPAISLKPSTIVLNKLSIAEIESPPSRDESSRATTPSRKKEQKTLKEPGLAALAEVDNENSPMLPGGATPRSSKRKSAQLVSSRIRKQLNLLDNKQDLNSDGDDEDEFIPSKKELQSSSEDEGDEEEAVDSDEEAVAKKGRRAAAGGSRTPRSKQKTRSSTRTPRKTPSKKIAPGTPRTPRHATPSIPSRSLPARLPANVLEEARTRLHVSSVPESLPCREQEFQDIYSFVESKVIDGTGGCMYISGVPGTGKTATVHEVMRCLQHAADMDEIPPFHFIEINGMKMTDPHQAYVQILQKLSGQKATADHAAALLEKRFSNPAPRKETTVLLVDELDLLWTRKQNVMYNLFDWPTRRHARLVVLTIANTMDLPERIMINRVASRLGLTRMSFQPYSFKQLQQIIMSRLNKVKAFEEDALQLASRKVAALSGDARRCLDICRRATEICEHSAADPSATGLVGMSHVMEALNEMFSSAYITAIKCASVQEQLFLRAVIAEFRRLGLEEATFQQVFVQHQALCRVEGLQPISVSEGLSVCQRLGACRLLLLEPSRLGVLQRVRLNVSQDDVLYALKAD, encoded by the exons ATGAAATATTTCACCCGACGGAGATTCAGAAGAGTCTACGAGTGGCTCGGAGAGCCTGTAAGCTTCAATAGGAAGTTAAAGACTTATGAATACAG CTCGTTGGCCATCCGCGTGGAGGGTCTCCCGAGGACCACCATCATCAACACCGGCCAGCACATCCTCATAGAGGGAGATGATGAAGACAACCCGTATGTGGCCAAAGTCATCAAGCTGTACGGAGACG AGAGCGGCGAGCAGAAGAAGGCGGTGGTTCAGTGGTTTTCTCGTGTTTCTGAAGTTCCTCTGAGCAAACTGAAGCTGCTGGGCAGAGAGCCGCATCCGCAGGAGATCTTCTACTATCAGACCCGCAGCTGTGACGACGAGGTCGACGCCGAGTCCATCCTCAGACCTGTGCAG GTGAAGCACCTGGATGGAGCCGCTCCGTTCCCCGACTCCTATGATAAGGACACTCTGTATGTGAAGCTGTCCTGGGACACAAAGACCTTCAGGTTGGTGGACTCCGCTCTGGTGGAGGGTTTCTCCCCTCCTTCCTGCCCCaaaccctccctccccccctcacCTCCCTGCTCGCCGCCCGCGGCCACTCCTGCATCCCGAGGACCGTCTCGACGTGCCCTGCCGACGCCGGATCCCACCGTCATGTTCCGGGCGGCGTCGGGGGAAGCGAGATACAGCAGAGCCACCATGAGCGCGGGTAAAGCCGGCGCTATGGAGGCCGAGTCTCTGCACTCCGCCACCAAACTGTCAGCGTCCAAATGTCTGAGCGCCAAGAGGAGGAACGCCTCGGCCAGGACGCCGGGTGTCCGCAAGAAACTGGAGCTCAGCA GTCCGGAGAAGAAGTCGATGACCCACGACGACGTCCTGAGTGAGCTGCTGGACGAGGAGCTGGAGTTGGCTCAGAGGTTGGCGTCCTCTCCCCCTCGGACGCTGCCTCTCACCCACAGCCTCACCCCCCTCAGGAAGGCCCACCGAGCCCCCGCCATCAGCCTGAAGCCCTCCACCATCGTCCTCAACAAACTGTCCATCGCTGAGATAGAAAGTCCTCCATCGAGAGACGAATCCTCCAG AGCTACCACTCCCTCCCGAAAGAAAGAGCAGAAGACCTTGAAGGAACCTGGTCTGGCAGCTCT ggcaGAAGTGGATAACGAAAACTCCCCGATGCTGCCGGGCGGCGCCACGCCGAGGAGCTCAAAGAGGAAGTCGGCCCAGCTGGTGTCGTCTCGCATCAGGAAACAACT GAATCTTCTGGACAACAAGCAGGACCTGAACTCAGACGGAGACGACGAGGACGAGTTCATCCCATCGAAGAAGGAGCTACAGAGCAGCAGCGAGGATGaaggtgatgaagaggaagcGGTGGATAGCGACGAGGAAGCGGTAGCGAAGAAAGGCAGACGCGCCGCCGCCGGCGGGTCTCGCACTCCTCGATCGAAGCAGAAAACTCGCTCCTCCACCAGGACGCCGCGAAAGACTCCCAGCAAGAAG ATCGCGCCCGGTACGCCGCGGACTCCTCGTCACGCTACTCCCAGCATCCCCAGCAGGTCGCTGCCGGCGCGACTGCCCGCCAACGTCCTGGAGGAAGCCAGAACGAG GCTGCACGTGTCCTCGGTGCCGGAGTCTCTTCCCTGCAGAGAGCAGGAGTTTCAGGACATCTACAGCTTCGTGGAGAGCAAGGTCATCGACGGCACGGGAGG GTGTATGTATATCTCCGGTGTGCCAGGAACAGGTAAGACAGCTACAGTCCACGAGGTGATGCGCTGTCTGCAGCACGCGGCGGACATGGACGAGATCCCGCCGTTCCACTTCATCGAGATCAACGGCATGAAGATGACGGACCCTCATCAGGCCTACGTCCAAATCCTGCAG AAACTGTCGGGACAGAAAGCAACAGCCGACCACGCGGCGGCTCTGCTGGAGAAGAGATTCAGTAACCCGGCACCCAGGAAGGAGACGACTGTGCTGCTGGTGGACGAA TTGGACCTCTTGTGGACCAGGAAGCAGAACGTGATGTACAACTTGTTTGACTGGCCGACGCGGCGTCACGCCCGCCTGGTGGTGCTGACCATCGCTAACACCATGGACCTGCCGGAGAGGATCATGATCAACAGAGTGGCCAGCAGACTG GGTTTGACCAGGATGTCGTTCCAGCCGTACAGCTtcaagcagctgcagcagatcaTCATGTCCAGGCTCAACAAGGTGAAGGCCTTCGAGGAGGACGCTCTCCAGCTCGCGTCCAGGAAG GTGGCTGCTCTATCGGGCGACGCTCGTCGATGTTTGGACATCTGTCGCCGAGCAACAGAGATCTGCGAGCACTCCGCCGCCGACCCTTCTGCCACCGGATTGGTGGGAATGAGTCATGTGATGGAGGCGCTGAATGAGATGTTTTCCTCGGCCTACATCACTGCCATCAA GTGTGCATCAGTGCAGGAGCAGCTCTTCCTGAGGGCCGTCATTGCTGAGTTTCGGCGACTGGGATTGGAGGAGGCCACCTTCCAACAG GTGTTCGTGCAGCATCAGGCTCTGTGTCGGGTGGAGGGTCTGCAGCCCATCAGCGTGTCTGAGGGTCTGTCGGTGTGTCAGCGTCTGGGAGCCTGcaggttgctgctgctggagcccAGCCGCCTGGGAGTCCTGCAGCGCGTCCGCCTCAACGTCAGCCAGGACGACGTCCTCTACGCCCTGAAGGCCGACTGA